The uncultured Cohaesibacter sp. genome segment CAATGACGGGCCATGCGTCTGGCTTTTTCGGCATAATGGGTGCGGTTGGTCGGCAGCCTGCGGCAGGGGCGGATGGTTAGCGAGAAAATATCTTCAAGACCAAAGGGTGCCGCTATGGAGAGACTGTCGTCAGCCTCAAGCCGGACTGCCACCGCATGGGTGGTGCACATATAGTTCTCCAAGCTTTCGTCGGTCCGTTTCAACTCCGGATAGGGGCCACCAAAGCGCTCGGGATACCACAGATGGACGCGGGCCTGATTGCGCACTTCGATGCGTCCCTGCCATTTTGGCCGGGCGGCTTCGACCCGCTTGATCACACCATCTTCCGCCTCATAGGAGCGATCGGATGCGTCGAAATAGGCAACATCATAATCCTTGATGCCATATCCCTGCGGCTGGCCGGTGAGACGGTTCCAGACCGTCTGGTAGATCGCGCCTGACACCAGCCGCCAATCGGGCAGATCGATGTCTCGCAGGCCGTTTAGGATCTCCATCAGGCTTTCATCTTCCAAGACGAATTGCGCCAACAGAAAACGCCGCTCTTGTTCGCTTAACTTGCTTTCCTCGGCGTCGGCCTTGACCAAATGCGGGCTTTCCATGGTGGCTCTTTCCTGATGACGGGATAGCAGGATCCTCGATTCTGCGCTTGGTCTCAACCGCTACACAGAGATCCCAACAAAAAAGGCGGAGCCGATGGCCCCGCCTTTTCAGTCTGTGTCAGTTAAGGATCAACCGCGCAATTCGCCGCCGGTTGATTTGGTGACCGCATCGACGATTTTCTTCGAGATGGCCTCGATGTCTTCGTCGGTCAGGGTCTTGTCCTTTGGCTGTATGGTCACTTCGAAAGCAACTGATTTCTTGCCCGGCTCAAGACGCTCGCCTTCATAAAGGTCGAACAGATTGACGCCGGTGATCAGTTTCTTGTCCGCGCCGTTGGCGGCCCGCAGAATGGTGGCGGCCGTGACGTCCTTGTCGACAAGGAAGGCAAAGTCGCGGCGCACCGGCTGCAGGTCTGACAAGGTCAGGGCCGGACGGGACTTGGACGACTTTTTCTTCTGTGCCGGCACGGCTTCGATGGTAATCTCGAAGGCATAGACCGGGCCGTCGACTTTCAAATCATCGAGCGCTTTGGGATGCAATTCCCCGAAGGTGCCGATAACGTTTTTCGGGCCAAGCTGGATCTTGCCCGAGCGCCCCGGATGATACCAGTCCGGACCACCAGCAACGATTTGCAGCTTGGTGCTGTCCAGCCCCATTGCATCAAGCACGCTCAGGGCATCGGCGCGAATGTCAAAGACATCAACCGCCTTGGCCGGATCGCGCCAGTGGCGACCATTGCCGACCAGCTGGCTGGCTCCGCGGCGAATGCCCGAGGCGTGGGTGAATTGCTCATCCGGCTGGTCGCCAAGGAAGATCTGCCCTACCTCGAACAGTGCCAGATCGTTGAATCCACGATCAACATTGCGCTGGGCGGCCAGCAGCAGGCCCGGCAACAGGCTTGGGCGCATGTCGGACAAGTCTGCAGAGATCGGGTTGGTCAGAGCCAACTCCGGCTTGCCACCCCCGAACAGGTCGGCCAGATGCTTCTCGGTGAAGGACCAGGTGACCGCTTCCACCATGCCGCGGGCAGCCAACTGGCGACGGGCTGCGCGGATGCGCTTCTGACGCTCGGTCAGCGGTGGCTGGGTGACGGAACTCAGGCGCGGCAACGGAGTGTTTGGCACTCGGTCGACACCAACAATGCGGGCGACTTCCTCGACGATATCCGCCTTGCCGTGAATGTCCGGGCGGAAGCTGGGCACCGCGATCTTGACGTCATGGCCATGGCCAGACACCCAAAAACCAAGACGGGTCAGAACGGTCTTGATTTCCACTTCCGGCACTTCGAGGCCAACCAGACGCTTCACTTCCGACATCGGAAAATTGATGATTTTCTCGTTGAGAGGTGCCTGTCCGGCGACGACCATTTTGGATGGCTCGCCACCACAGAGGTCGAGCACCATCTGAACGGCCGCATTCTGACCGGGAATGACGAATTCGGGATCACAGGTGCGTTCGAAACGATAGCGAGCGTCGGACTGAATGCCCAGCGCACGACCGGCACGCGCCGTCAGGATCGGGTCAAACCATGCGCATTCGATGAAGACATTGGTGGTTTCTGGCTGGGACCCGGTTGGCTCGCCACCCATGATGCCACCAAAACCGACCGGTCCGCTATCATCAGCGATGACGCAGATGTCGGTGCCCTCAGTGATTTCATATTCCTTGCCATCGAGCGCCACCAGCTTTTCGCCGGGTTTGCCAAGACGCACATGGATATCGCCGGTGAGCTTGTCCGCATCATAGACATGGAGCGGGCGGCCACGGTCATAGGAGATGTAGTTGGTGATATCGACCAGCGCGTTGATTGGACGAAGACCAATGGCGCGCAGGCGTTTCTGCACCCAGTCTGGGCTTGGGCCATTTTTGACGCCTTTGACATAGACACCGGTGAACATCGGGCAGATCGGATTGTCGCCCTCTTCCTTCAACAGCACGTTGATCGGGCTGTCGAAGCTGCCGGGCACTTCCTTGGGATGTTTTTCCTTGAGCACACCAACGCCAGCGCCGGACAGATCGCGCGCCACGCCATAAACACCGAGCGCGTCGCCGCGGTTTGGCGTGATGGCGATGTCAATGACCGGATCATCAAGACCGAGCAATGGGGCGAAGGGAACGCCGATTGGCGCATCTTCAGGCAATTCCATAATGCCGTTATGCTCATCGGACAGGCCCATTTCGCGCTCGGAGCACATCATGCCGTTCGATTCAACACCGCGGATCTTGGTTGGCTTCAAAACCATGCCATTGGCCGGAATGACAGAGCCATTCTGGGCCAGAACAACCTTGATGCCAGCGCGGGCATTGGGGGCACCACAAACGATCTGGAGCACTTCCTTGCCGGTATTGACCTTGCAAACCCGCAGACGGTCAGCGTCAGGATGCTGTTCGGCTTCCTCGACATAGGCGACCGTGAAGTCCTTCAAAGCTGCGGCAGCGTCGATCACTTCCTCGACCTCAAGGCCGATGACGGTGAGTTTTTCAAGGATTTCATCAAGAGACGCGTCGGTGTCGAGATAATCCTTCAACCACGAGAGGGTGAATTTCATGAGGAGAGCCCTCCTACCAGTCCGGGAATATCAAGGGGGCGGAAGCCATAATGGTCGAGCCAGCGCTTGTCGCCATTGAAGAAGGCGCGCAAGTCCGGCATGCCATATTTCAGCATGGCAATGCGGTCGATGCCCATGCCCCAAGCAAAGCCGGTATATTTGTCCGGGTCGAGGTTGCAATTGCGCAGCACATTGGGATGCACCATGCCGCAGCCGAGAATTTCGAGCCAATCGTCCCCTTCGCCAATGCGCAGCTCATTGCCGACGCGCTGGCAGCCGATATCGACTTCCATCGATGGCTCGGTGAAGGGGAAGTGGGAGGCGCGGAACCGCATCTTGACGCTGTCGACCTCGAAGAAGGCCTTGCAGAACTCCTCCAGAACCCATTTGAGGTGCCCCATATGGGCGCCTTCTTCAATGACGAGGCCTTCCACCTGATGGAACATCGGGGTGTGGGTCTGGTCGCTGTCGCAGCGATAGGTGCGGCCCGGGCAGATCACGCGGATCGGCGGTTCCTGATTGACCATGGTGCGGATCTGCACCGGCGAGGTGTGGGTCCGCAGTACCATCTGCGAGCCATCTTCCTTTTCGGGCAGGAAGAAGGTGTCATGTTCCAGACGCGCCGGATGGTCGGGCGGGAAGTTGAGCGCGGTGAAGTTATAGAAATCGGTCTCGATGTCCGGGCCTTCTGCGACCGCAAATCCCATGTCGGCGAAGATTGCGGTCAATTCGTCCGTCACCTGAGCGATCGGATGCACGCGGCCATCAAAGGTCGCACCCTGACGGGTGGGCAGGGTTACATCGACGGTTTCGCTTTTCAGGCGGGCATTGAGGGCTTCTTCCTTGAGAATCTCCTTGCGGGTGGCGATGGCCTCCCCGACGCGGGTTTTCAGACCATTGAGGGCCGGACCCATTTCCTTGCGTTCTTCCGGGCTCATCTTGCCCAGAGTTTTCATCAGCTCCGAAATCTTGCCCTTCTTGCCAAGGGCGGAGACGCGGACATCTTCCAGTGCAGTTTCGTCACCGGCCGCATCAATGGCGACGGCGATTTCCTGCTCGAGTGTTTCAAGTTCCGACATAACTATTCCGTTGGGACAGGTTTGGCCGGGCGAAGACCCGACACGGGGAGCGATTGCTGCGGTTTTAGCAGATTGCTTGCGGCTTGCCAGCGGCTTTCTGACAAAAAGGCATGGCAAATCTGAAAGAACCAAATAAAAAACCCGCTTCGATTGCTCGACGCGGGTTTTCAAATCGTGAAATCTGTTTGTGCGCCGATAGGAGACAATCTTGCAAGACGGACAAACCGCTTTGCAACATTTAGAGCCTCAACAGCAATCTCAGACCCAAAAAGCGCCAAGCGCCTTTGCGGGAAGAGATTTAGGCAGCAGCAGAAGATTTGGCTTTTTCAATCAGGGAAGCGAATGCTTCTGGCTGATGAATTGCCATATCGGACAGAACCTTGCGGTCAATTTCGATGCCAGCCTTGTTGAGGCCGTCGATAAATCGACCATAGGTCAGGCCCTGTTCGCGAACAGCGGCGTTGATGCGCTGGATCCAGAGCGAACGGAAGTTGCGCTTCTTGGCCTTACGGTCGCGATAGGCGTACTGACCGGCTTTTTCAACTGCCTGTTTGGCGACGCGAATGGTGCTCTTGCGGCGGCCATAATAGCCTTTGGCAGCCTTCAGAACTTTTTTGTGGCGGGCGTGAGCGGTTACACCGCGTTTTACACGTGACATGTTTTGATCTCCTTATAATCGGAATGCTGTTCTCAAGGTCTGCGCTTATTTGTAAGGCAGGAACTGCTTGACGATTTTTGCATCCTGATCGCACAGAGTGGTCGTGCCACGGGCTTTGCGGATGAATTTGGTGGTGCGCTTGATCATGCCATGCTGTTTGCCAGCTTGGGCAGATACGATCTTGCCAGTACCGGTCACTTTGAAACGCTTCTTGGCGCCGGACTTGGTTTTCAACTTGGGCATTTTGCTCTCCTGAAACTGTATCGTGGCCCGAATTCCCTTGATCGATTGACGACAATCAATCGGAACGCGTGCTCGGATCGTTGTTTTTGAAACTGCTCGAAGGCGGATGTGCATCTCCAGACAATGGGGTCTGCGGATCCGTCTCGGATTGAGCATTCGAGACCCACCACGGCAGCCCTTACGATAGCCGGATGAGTCGAGACTGGCGGGTTATAGCGATGTGGGTGCAGAGAATCAAGGGCAAAGGCCAAGATTCTGACAGGGGAATGACGGTTGGGGGCACAATCACGCCGATGGCGGCTATGCAGACGTCGCCATCCCTTCAAATGCACCGGCTGGCCCCTCAAAAGCCCGCTACATCGCGGACAAAGTCGCGAAGATGACGATTCCAACTCCGACTGCAATCATGGCCATCAGCAATCCTCTGGAAAGCCCATTGGCAACGCCTCCCCTGTCCCCTTGTGCAGAGGGGTGCTGTAACGACATGGAACGCACGCCTGCTGCGACAAGCATCAATCCCAATAGAGTGCCGATGCACTCAAGAATGGTCAGCGTTGTTGACATCGGATTTTCCGATACGGGGAAAATATGCAGCAGATCGGCCACATAGACAGCAACGAATGCGAGTCCAGCCACGATCGGCAGCATTCCGGTTCTGCCATGTCGCAAGGCAGCGTAAGCAAGGATAAAGCTGCCCAGCCCCAGAATCGTCAAAAATACGTTGAACGCGGCCAACACGGCGACGGAATAGTGCGGAAAGACTCTGGTTTCAACAAATCCACCCGGCACCATCAGGGCCAAATTCAGGGCGCTTAACAGGGCGAGGAGTCCAACAATGCGAGAATGAGTCATGAGCTTTGTCTATCAGATTATTGATGAGGAGGGACAAGAGGCGCTATCAGAAGGCCGAATGCGCGTTGAGATAAATCGGTTTCTTGTTCAGAGGACAGGCCTTGAGCGTTTGTTGCAAACCAGCGATCAATTGTTGTCGCAAGGTCAAGCGTGACACTTGTCAGCAGCGAGATCGGGAAATCGTCGCGAATAGCGCCAACAGATTGGCCTGCCACAAGGAAGCTTTCGATTTGGGTCTGTAGCCGAGCGAGCGGTTCTGCATAGGCACGCTTTGCCGCGGCTTCGCGGTGGAGGATGCGAACCAGCTCTGCAAGTCTTTCGTCTTGTTTGAGTGCGCTTGTTACCTGTTCAACCAGAGAGGATATAGCTGTCCAGAATGTTTGTGCGTCAGCGGCTTTAAGGGGTGCTGACAGTCCGGAGCGATCAATGGAAGGCAAGCGCGCATCGAGCGTCGCGCGGTACAATTCACCCTTGTTTGCAAAATAGTGATATGTGCGCCCTTTGCTCACACCTGCGCGCTTTAATATTCGGTTCAGCGAGGCCTCTTCGAGCCCGAAGGTGCAGAATTCTTCCTCTGCTGGCTCTAGCCATAGCGCGCGCTCTTGTTTGCTCAGCGCCAAAAATCTGTCTCTGGGTGTCATGATGATGTCTTCTTGGGCAGCATTTAGACCGCTGGTCTAAATTCGACAAACATCTCTTAGACCACTGGTCTATATTGTGTCAAGAGACCCCAGCGCAGACACCCCTTAATTCAACGCGACCAGCCCCGCATTCAGATAGGAAGCGAAGGCGACCCAGAGGGCGTAAGGCATGAAGAGCATTGCTGCCAGTCGATCCCGGTGCCATGTGACACGGATAAAAGCGGCGATGGAAGCAATGAGGGCGAGGATCACCACAAGGCCCAGCACCAGATGATTGAGCGTGAAGACGATCGGGCTCCAGGCAAAGTTAAGGCCCATTTGCAGAATCCAGAGCATCATTGGGCCGCGTGGGCCCGGCAGATCGACCACCCTTGTGCCAGCAATGGCGATGAGGATGTAAAGCAGCGTCCAGGCCGGCGCAAACAGCCAGTTGGGCGGGGTCAGGGGTGGCTTTTCCAGTTCCATATACCATGGGCCGGGAATGTTGGTCGCGCCGATAAAAAGGCCTCCACCAAGAGAAATGGTCAGAAAAATTACCAAAGTGATCCAATATCCGCGGGTCATACCGTCTCCTCAACCACCAGAACCGACAAAGCCAAATCAGGCGTCCCGGAGCCAGTCTGGAGCGCAAAAAAGCATTTTGCAATAGGGGGATGGTGGAAAAAGCAGAGGCAATGCAAAAGACGAAACAATGGCAAAGAGGCCAGCCGATTGCTTAGCCTGATGCGGATTGGGCCTGATCGGACGAAGTCACTTCATCAACCGGTCTAGAAACGCTGGAGGTTTCACTTCCCTCCTTGGCACTGACAATCCTGCGCAGCATGGCGACCTGGGCGTCGGAGTTCGGCTCCTCACCCTGCTCGTTCATGAAATCGACCAGATCTGCGGGGACTACGGTGGCGCATGTCTCAATCGGCATCGGCCTGCCAATCAAATAGCCTTGCAACTGGTCGCATTTCTGGTTCTTGAGGAACAGAATTTCATCTCTGGTCTCAACGCCTTCGGCAACGACTTTCATACCGAGGCCCGCGCCAAGGCTGATGATCGCCTTCATGATGGCAACCGCATTGTCTTCGTGACCCAGAGCGGCGACAAAACTGCGGTCGATCTTGATCGTGTCAAAGGGATATTTGGACAGGTAGGACAGGGATGAATAACCGGTGCCAAAATCATCAAGTGCCAGAGACAAGCCGATTGACTTGAGCATTTTCATGATCGACAGACCGCGGGCGTCGTCCTCGATCAGCATGCTTTCGGTCAGCTCAAGCTCCAGTTGGGACGGTTGGGCCCCGGTTCTGGCCAGAATGGCTTCGATCTTGGCGACAAAGTCCTTTTGCTGGAACTGCAAGGGAGAGATGTTGACGCTGATATGTTTGCCAGCAAAGCGCCCTTTGGAGGCAAGACAGGCCTGATGGAACACCCAGCTGTCAATTTCGATGATCATGCTACAGGATTCGGCGACCGGGATGAATTCGGCTGGGCTGACGAGGCCACGCACAGGATGGTTCCAGCGCAGCAAAGCCTCGTAGGTTGAGATTTCCAGACTATTGGCCTCTGCGCGCGGCTGGTAATAGACTTCGAACTCACCCGCTTCCAAGGCGGTTTCCAGATCGGCCTGAAGCAGCCGACGCTTTTCCATCAGCTCGTTAAGGCCCTGTCGGTACATGTTGCAGATGTTGCGACCGGAGTGTTTTGAATGATAGAGCGCGATGTCGGCGTTGGAAAAGAGATCATCCGCATCGCGTGCATGTTCGGGGCACAAGGCGATGCCGACGCTGGCCCCAATCATCACCGAATTGCTGTCATTCAACGCAATGGGGCGGGCCATTTCGGCCACGATTCGATGGCCCGTATCGTCTGCTTGATTGGCAAAGCTGATGTTAGGCTGGATGATGGCAAATTCGTCACCGCCCAGACGGGCGACCGTCGCGCCCGGTTCGACAATGGATTGCAATCGGAGGGCGGCTTCCTTGAGCACCAGATCACCGGCCTGATGGCCGTGAACGTCATTGACATTCTTGAAGCGGTCGAGATCCACCAAAATGAGAGCCGTGCTCAGGCCGCTACTGGCTGCCTTGATAGCATTTTTGACCGCAAAATCGAGTTTTTCATTGAACAAAGAGCGGTTGGCCAGCCCCGTCAAGGCATCGCGCTGGGCCATGATGCGCATGTTGCGCTCTGCCGCCTTGCGTTCGCGCAGATCGACCAGACAGACAATGCGAACATTCTCGCCCTTGTAATTGATGACCCGACCGCGCACGGCGACGGGTATCCGCTCACCCGATTTGGCGATCAGATTCACCTCATAGAAATCGCGTTCATCCTCTGTCAGGGCACTGTTTGGGTCTTTGGGCCGTCCTTTTTCGCGAAATTGCATGACGGAGTTGCCCACCAGCTCATCCAGACGGTAGCCCAGCAGTTCAACCAGCCGCTGATTGCCATCAATGATGATACCATTTTTCAGCATGGCGATGCCTTCAAAGGTGGCGTTTGACAGGGCGGTGATGCGCTCAGCTTCTTCCGATTGCGCTTTCAGGGCATCAAGCTCGCTCAGTTTGCGATGCTCGTGTTCCATATTGATCATGAGCTGATTAAACAGGTCCGTCAGTTTCTCAGCTTCATCACCGGGAACGGTTGGCAGCCTCTGGC includes the following:
- the rplT gene encoding 50S ribosomal protein L20, coding for MSRVKRGVTAHARHKKVLKAAKGYYGRRKSTIRVAKQAVEKAGQYAYRDRKAKKRNFRSLWIQRINAAVREQGLTYGRFIDGLNKAGIEIDRKVLSDMAIHQPEAFASLIEKAKSSAAA
- a CDS encoding nucleotidyltransferase family protein — translated: MESPHLVKADAEESKLSEQERRFLLAQFVLEDESLMEILNGLRDIDLPDWRLVSGAIYQTVWNRLTGQPQGYGIKDYDVAYFDASDRSYEAEDGVIKRVEAARPKWQGRIEVRNQARVHLWYPERFGGPYPELKRTDESLENYMCTTHAVAVRLEADDSLSIAAPFGLEDIFSLTIRPCRRLPTNRTHYAEKARRMARHWPQLRILDWETEEPIRLDQL
- the pheT gene encoding phenylalanine--tRNA ligase subunit beta, which codes for MKFTLSWLKDYLDTDASLDEILEKLTVIGLEVEEVIDAAAALKDFTVAYVEEAEQHPDADRLRVCKVNTGKEVLQIVCGAPNARAGIKVVLAQNGSVIPANGMVLKPTKIRGVESNGMMCSEREMGLSDEHNGIMELPEDAPIGVPFAPLLGLDDPVIDIAITPNRGDALGVYGVARDLSGAGVGVLKEKHPKEVPGSFDSPINVLLKEEGDNPICPMFTGVYVKGVKNGPSPDWVQKRLRAIGLRPINALVDITNYISYDRGRPLHVYDADKLTGDIHVRLGKPGEKLVALDGKEYEITEGTDICVIADDSGPVGFGGIMGGEPTGSQPETTNVFIECAWFDPILTARAGRALGIQSDARYRFERTCDPEFVIPGQNAAVQMVLDLCGGEPSKMVVAGQAPLNEKIINFPMSEVKRLVGLEVPEVEIKTVLTRLGFWVSGHGHDVKIAVPSFRPDIHGKADIVEEVARIVGVDRVPNTPLPRLSSVTQPPLTERQKRIRAARRQLAARGMVEAVTWSFTEKHLADLFGGGKPELALTNPISADLSDMRPSLLPGLLLAAQRNVDRGFNDLALFEVGQIFLGDQPDEQFTHASGIRRGASQLVGNGRHWRDPAKAVDVFDIRADALSVLDAMGLDSTKLQIVAGGPDWYHPGRSGKIQLGPKNVIGTFGELHPKALDDLKVDGPVYAFEITIEAVPAQKKKSSKSRPALTLSDLQPVRRDFAFLVDKDVTAATILRAANGADKKLITGVNLFDLYEGERLEPGKKSVAFEVTIQPKDKTLTDEDIEAISKKIVDAVTKSTGGELRG
- the pheS gene encoding phenylalanine--tRNA ligase subunit alpha: MSELETLEQEIAVAIDAAGDETALEDVRVSALGKKGKISELMKTLGKMSPEERKEMGPALNGLKTRVGEAIATRKEILKEEALNARLKSETVDVTLPTRQGATFDGRVHPIAQVTDELTAIFADMGFAVAEGPDIETDFYNFTALNFPPDHPARLEHDTFFLPEKEDGSQMVLRTHTSPVQIRTMVNQEPPIRVICPGRTYRCDSDQTHTPMFHQVEGLVIEEGAHMGHLKWVLEEFCKAFFEVDSVKMRFRASHFPFTEPSMEVDIGCQRVGNELRIGEGDDWLEILGCGMVHPNVLRNCNLDPDKYTGFAWGMGIDRIAMLKYGMPDLRAFFNGDKRWLDHYGFRPLDIPGLVGGLSS
- a CDS encoding TetR/AcrR family transcriptional regulator, producing the protein MTPRDRFLALSKQERALWLEPAEEEFCTFGLEEASLNRILKRAGVSKGRTYHYFANKGELYRATLDARLPSIDRSGLSAPLKAADAQTFWTAISSLVEQVTSALKQDERLAELVRILHREAAAKRAYAEPLARLQTQIESFLVAGQSVGAIRDDFPISLLTSVTLDLATTIDRWFATNAQGLSSEQETDLSQRAFGLLIAPLVPPHQ
- a CDS encoding TspO/MBR family protein — encoded protein: MTRGYWITLVIFLTISLGGGLFIGATNIPGPWYMELEKPPLTPPNWLFAPAWTLLYILIAIAGTRVVDLPGPRGPMMLWILQMGLNFAWSPIVFTLNHLVLGLVVILALIASIAAFIRVTWHRDRLAAMLFMPYALWVAFASYLNAGLVALN
- the amt gene encoding ammonium transporter, translated to MRPFLALTLFAFGLPVLPAEAAALDVKGIESGLDMTWIMTASALIMFMQVGFLLLEAGMVRSKNSINVAQKNLLDFTFSVAAFALVGFTIAFGASHFDWFGFDWNYVGLQKITNYEAGFFVFQVMFCGTAATIVSGAVAERMRLSAYVIGSIFLSTLIYPVFVHWAWGNALHDNAGAFLANEGFIDFAGSTVVHATGAWVALAACLVLGARQGRFDEEGNPVRLAGHSPVLSAAGGLLLFIGWLGFNGGSTLKAGEGVTFIILNTILAGGFGAVAGHLLGYVQDGCYLPEKSVNGMLGGLVAVTAGCAVLTPFGAMVIGTIGGAIAIYANVYLEQKWKIDDAVGAIGTHGFAGVAGTIGLAFLAPADQLAGSRLHQIFIQSSGALLNFVFCFTLGFAFFWLLNKAVGLRVNDKEEEVGLNVVEHATRIGVGHVEEAMENLVSGQLGFSQRLPTVPGDEAEKLTDLFNQLMINMEHEHRKLSELDALKAQSEEAERITALSNATFEGIAMLKNGIIIDGNQRLVELLGYRLDELVGNSVMQFREKGRPKDPNSALTEDERDFYEVNLIAKSGERIPVAVRGRVINYKGENVRIVCLVDLRERKAAERNMRIMAQRDALTGLANRSLFNEKLDFAVKNAIKAASSGLSTALILVDLDRFKNVNDVHGHQAGDLVLKEAALRLQSIVEPGATVARLGGDEFAIIQPNISFANQADDTGHRIVAEMARPIALNDSNSVMIGASVGIALCPEHARDADDLFSNADIALYHSKHSGRNICNMYRQGLNELMEKRRLLQADLETALEAGEFEVYYQPRAEANSLEISTYEALLRWNHPVRGLVSPAEFIPVAESCSMIIEIDSWVFHQACLASKGRFAGKHISVNISPLQFQQKDFVAKIEAILARTGAQPSQLELELTESMLIEDDARGLSIMKMLKSIGLSLALDDFGTGYSSLSYLSKYPFDTIKIDRSFVAALGHEDNAVAIMKAIISLGAGLGMKVVAEGVETRDEILFLKNQKCDQLQGYLIGRPMPIETCATVVPADLVDFMNEQGEEPNSDAQVAMLRRIVSAKEGSETSSVSRPVDEVTSSDQAQSASG
- the rpmI gene encoding 50S ribosomal protein L35: MPKLKTKSGAKKRFKVTGTGKIVSAQAGKQHGMIKRTTKFIRKARGTTTLCDQDAKIVKQFLPYK